A part of Rhodamnia argentea isolate NSW1041297 chromosome 8, ASM2092103v1, whole genome shotgun sequence genomic DNA contains:
- the LOC115735217 gene encoding NDR1/HIN1-like protein 1, with protein sequence MTAKECCHRHHPEKDRRLFSLFLGLVVLVLFIIFLVFLIFLILRPAKPAFVLRDATIYQFNSSTAPSLLNTNMQVTLSSRNPNERIGIYYQKLDTYVSYRDQQITLPTLLPYSYQGHKEVINWSPFLCGSAVPVSPFLTAALEQDRNAGSVLVDIKVDGRVKWKVGTWVSGKYHLHVNCPALLVFEEPCCGIAVGPSVKIQVTQHCTVDV encoded by the coding sequence ATGACGGCGAAGGAATGctgccaccgccaccacccCGAGAAGGACCGGCGgctcttctccctcttcctcggcctcgtcgtcctcgtcctcttcatcatcttcctcgtcttcctcatcttcctcatcctccGCCCCGCCAAGCCCGCCTTCGTCCTCCGCGACGCCACCATCTACCAGTTCAACTCCTCCACTGCGCCGAGCCTCCTCAACACCAACATGCAGGTCACGCTGTCGTCCCGGAACCCCAACGAGAGGATTGGCATCTACTACCAGAAGCTCGACACGTACGTGTCGTACCGGGACCAGCAGATAACACTGCCGACGCTGCTGCCGTATAGCTACCAGGGGCACAAGGAGGTGATCAACTGGTCGCCGTTCTTGTGCGGGAGCGCCGTGCCGGTGTCGCCGTTCCTCACGGCAGCTCTGGAGCAGGACCGGAACGCGGGGAGCGTGCTGGTGGACATAAAAGTGGATGGACGTGTGAAGTGGAAGGTTGGGACGTGGGTATCCGGCAAGTATCATCTCCATGTCAACTGTCCAGCTTTGCTGGTGTTCGAAGAACCGTGTTGCGGCATCGCTGTTGGACCCTCCGTGAAGATTCAGGTCACTCAACACTGTACTGTTGatgtgtag
- the LOC115735216 gene encoding NDR1/HIN1-like protein 1 encodes MTAKKCDHHHEEEESPLHRRLFSLFLGLVVLILFIVFLVFLILRPAKPAFVLRDATIYQFNASAAPSLLNTNMQVTLSSRNPNERIGIYYQMLDTYVSYRGQQISLPTLLPDSYQGHKEVINWSPFLYGSAVPVSPFLTAALEQDRNAGSVLVDIKVDGRVKWKVGTWVSGKYHLHVNCPALLVFKEPCCGIAVGPSVKIQVTQHCTVDV; translated from the coding sequence ATGACGGCGAAGAAGTGCGACCACCAccacgaggaggaggagagcccCCTCCACCGGCGgctcttctccctcttcctcggCCTTGTCgtcctcatcctcttcatcgTCTTTCTCGTCTTCCTCATCCTCCGCCCCGCCAAGCCCGCCTTCGTCCTCCGCGACGCCACCATCTACCAGTTCAACGCCTCCGCTGCTCCGAGCCTCCTCAACACCAACATGCAGGTCACGCTGTCGTCCCGGAACCCCAACGAGAGGATCGGCATCTACTACCAGATGCTCGACACATACGTGTCGTACCGGGGGCAGCAGATATCGCTGCCGACGCTGCTGCCGGATAGCTACCAGGGGCACAAGGAGGTGATCAACTGGTCGCCGTTCTTGTACGGGAGCGCCGTGCCGGTATCGCCATTCCTCACGGCAGCTCTGGAGCAGGACCGCAACGCGGGGAGCGTGCTGGTGGACATAAAAGTGGACGGACGTGTGAAGTGGAAGGTTGGGACGTGGGTATCCGGCAAGTATCATCTCCATGTCAACTGTCCAGCTTTGCTGGTGTTCAAAGAACCGTGCTGCGGCATCGCTGTTGGACCCTCCGTGAAGATTCAGGTCACTCAACACTGTACTGTTGatgtgtag
- the LOC115735215 gene encoding nuclear speckle splicing regulatory protein 1-like: MSSSHFQPKYIQNLLKKAEKRQREQEIVYEKKLAKERSKDDHLYADKDKFVTSAYKKKLAEQAKWMEGERLRQMREEKDDVIKKKDLSDFYFNLEKNVAFGASALESGKMEKHAESKKPEKHVELQTPEKHEEKMNVNISGEGPSLITTNSHAEPSRTPEGLHAEASPDSKKSFEAIHEKRVTDDTSAQEKSEPSSSDQPPPDHHKRSQDALAAAKERFLARKKAKEQ; the protein is encoded by the exons ATGAGTTCCTCCCATTTTCAGCCTAAATACATCCAGAATCTGCTTAAAAAGGCAGAAAAGCGACAGAGGGAACAGGAAATAGTATATGAGAAAAAGCTGGCTAAAGAGAGGAGCAAAGACGATCACCTCTATGCTGACAAGGACAAGTTTGTAACAAGTGCgtacaaaaagaaacttgcagAGCAAGCAAAATGGATGGAGGGGGAGCGGCTACGGCAAATGCGAGAAGAGAAAGATGAT GTAATCAAGAAGAAAGACTTGAGTGACTTCTATTTCAATCTTGAGAAAAATGTCGCATTTGGTGCTAGTGCACTTGAGTCAGGAAAAATGGAGAAACATGCCGAGTCGAAGAAGCCTGAGAAGCACGTTGAGTTACAAACGCCTGAGAAGCACGAAGAGAAAATGAATGTCAACATATCTGGAGAAGGTCCTTCATTGATCACCACAAACTCTCATGCAGAACCTTCTAGAACGCCAGAAGGGCTTCACGCTGAAGCCTCTCCTGACTCTAAGAAGAGTTTTGAAGCTATCCATGAGAAACGGGTTACTGATGATACTTCTGCACAAGAAAAATCTGAGCCCTCCTCCTCTGATCAACCGCCGCCTGACCATCATAAAAGAAGTCAGGATGCTCTTGCTGCGGCTAAAGAGCGCTTCTTGGCACGGAAGAAGGCTAAAGAACAATAA